The genomic window GAGGGAAAATTTTTCTCCTATGACGGAAAGCAGGGGGTAAAGGGTGGTCCTGTCGGTGTAGAGCAGTGTCCAGCCGGCACACAGGAGTATCATAAGATTGATGGTCCGTTTATTAAAAAATTCACGAATAATATCCGCCTCCTTCAATAGAAACCCCAAAAGGAAAAATAGGGATGGCCCTATTGTTTCCGTATAATATATACTATCCCTTTCCAGGCCTTTAAGAACTGATCAACCCTGTACTCGCGCTTTACCGTTTCATGAGTAGGGGCTGCAGGGTCGTTTACTATCACATGATCCGCCCCGTTTTTTGTAGTAAATCCCCGCACCACTATGAGATGGCCGTCGGTATCCTCGATAGGAGCATTGTCGAGCTCACCTTTATCAAAACTTATACTGGCGATTACAGGCCTTCCCTCAAATATTTCTTTTCTTATGTCATCCAGACTTTCGAACCTATCCACGTAAGCTGTGAAACCCCGGCTTGCAGCAAAGGCGGTGTTGAAGGGCCAGTTGCCGTAGATCTTTGCGCCATTGTCAAATACCCCTTCAGCTGCATTCTCTGCAGAGATGTCAAGGCTGTAATATTGCATTACCATGGAGACCGAAGTGGGACTGCAGATGACATTGGCGATCTTTGGATTTTGCTGCATCTGGGATATCATGGGAACATCCAGGTCCTTTTCCAGATGAGTTTCCCCCGGTATCCTGTCGGTGTTGTTATAAGCAACAAAGGAAACCATGCGGACTACAGGGGAAACGGCTCCGTCGCCTAACAGGGCAACCCTGTATCTTATGCCATTTCCGCTGGCCTCACCGTTTAAGGCTATAGTGTCGATCATGACCCTGGAAATATCATCCTCCTGCTTTTTTTCACTTTCGGATTTGATCCCTGTACCCCAATTTGCGATAGTAAACCAGGAAGACCATTTGTCTCCAGAACGCACCTGGGCCTGGATCTTGATATATGTTTTTCCGGGAGTGTCGGCGTTCCAGGAAACCACGGCATATTTAAAAGGCGCTGTATCAAATGTTTGAGAAGTGTATGTACCTTCTTTCAGATAAGACCCATTCTGCTTTTCGAGCTCCAGCGCGCCATCTTCATGGGATGATACCCTGACGCCCTTCAAATCTCCCTTACCGAAATCCTCTACAGAAGTGTCCATGTGAAATGACCTGCCGGAGGATTGCTTAATACCGGTTTTGTTTTTGTCCATTTTGAAGAACCCCTTTCCTAAAATAATAATTGAAATTATTAAGATAATTATGATGAGAGGCATGTGAAATGTTTTTCCGGGTTTAATCAATATCAATACCCTCTTTGGAACCGGTATGTTGGTTTATTTGTTGACTTATACGGCATCACTTGTTTATACCGTTGTCCTTTAAGTATCAGATTAAAAGGAGTATAACATGATTATATTGTAATTGTATCAGAAAAGATAAAAGAATAATAGATTTAGAGATGTTTTTCTGAAAGAAAAAGGATTTTAATAATATATGTCGAAATGTATATAAGAGATTTATGAAACTGTATTTCGTATGATGGTACATAACCATTTACAAAATATCGGGAGGAAATCATGCCGCAGGATAATACCGTCCAATCCATTGAAAGAGCAATAAATATATTGGAAGAACTAGCCGAAGAGAAGGAAGGACTTGGGGTTACGGAACTTTCACGGCGTCTGAACCTTCATAAAAGTACCGTCCACCGCCTTTTATCCACTCTTTTAAGCCTGGGCTATGTGGAGCAAAACCCATACAGCGAAAAATATCGCCTGGGAATAAAGCTGCTTCACCTGGGGGGTGCCATCCTGGAGAGGATGGACCTCCGGAAGGAGGCCCACGATCTTTTAAAAGAGCTTTCTGATGAGGTCAACGAGGCTGTGCATCTAGTGGTTCCCGATGGTAACCGGGCCCTCTATATCGATAAAATAGATAGTAGCAGGACCATCCGCATGTACTCACAAATCGGGCGCAGAGCCCCCATGCACGCTTCGGCGGTGGGCAAGGCCATACTGGCTTTCTCTTCTGAAGATTTCGTGAGAAAAGTAATCGATGAGGGATTGGAGAAATATACTTCAAATACCATTACAGATCCCGGTAAACTGGTGGAGCACCTTAAAACCGTCAGAGCCCGGGGCTTTGCCGTGGATGATGAGGAAAACGAGGAGGGCATCCGGTGCGTAGGGGCTCCCATTTTTGATTACTCCGGCAGGGTTATTGGCGCATTAAGCATTTCAGGGGCTACAGTGACAGTGACACCCGACAAGGTAAAGACCCTTGCGGCAAGGGTCAAGGAATATGCAGCTAAAATATCCCGGAGGATGGGATGGCCATTGAATAAATAAAATCTAAATGCTAAAATGGAAGATGGGTTAAGATGGAAATTAAATGCTATTTGGATCCAACATTGACCAAATAAGTTGGTGCGTTAAAGGTCTTGTTTAATAATTTAATTTGGAGGTGTTTTGATTTGAACTTCGAATTTTTTATGCCCACCCGTCTTGTATTCGGACCGGGGAAGGTTAAGGAAGTAGGAACTTATGTAAAATTTATCGGTAAAAAGGCACTTATTGTGACCGGAAGATCCAGCGCAAAAAAGACCGGTCATCTTGATATGGTGACAAAAAGTCTGGAACAGGAAGGAATAAAATGGCTGGCATTTGATGAGGTGGAACCAAATCCCTTTACCACCACCGTCGAAAGAGGGGCAAATCTGGCCAGAGAAAATCATGTAGATGTAGTAATAGGCCTTGGTGGAGGCAGCGCCATGGATACTGCCAAAGGCATAGCTTTTATGGCATTAAACGAAGGCCATGTGGCCGATTACATAGCTGGGAAGCAGGGCGGGGATGTGCTTCCCATTGTACTTATTACCACCACCGCCGGAACAGGCAGTGAGGCCAACAATTATGCAGTGTTTACCAACCCTGAGACAAAAGTGAAAAAATCCCTGAAGTCTCCGAAAACCTACGCCAGGGTTTCCATCATTGACCCCGAACTCATGCTGACCGTGCCCAAAAAAGTTACGGCATCCACCGGGATAGATGTATTTTTCCACGCCATGGAAGCCTATGTAGGGAGAAGGAGCCAGCCCTTCACCGATGCTCTGGCTCTGGAAGCCATAAGATTAGTGGCGGAAAGCCTCAAGGGCGCCTATGAACACGGAGAAGATATCCAGTACCGTGAACGTATGGCCTGGGCCAATACCCTGGCAGGCGTGGCCATAAATCTTTCGGGCACCTGCGGCATCCATGGCATGGGACATCCCTTGAGCGGCATCTACGATGTACCCCATGGAGAAAGCCTTGCTGCAGTTTCTCTGGCTTTTATGCGCTTTAATATCTTTGAAGCTCCCGGGAAGTTTGCAAAAGTGGCCGAAGCCCTGGGAGTTGATGTAAGGGGCCTCACATTGTCTGAAGCTGCCGAAAAGTCCATAGAAGCCCTTCGAGATCTGATGGATAGGGTGGGACTCCCAAAGAAAATTTCTGCCTTCGGCATCACCGAAAAAGACATAGACACTCTGGCAGAGCACGCTTATACCAAAATGACCCATAACCTGGAAGCCAGCCCCAGAGTGCCCACGATGGATGATGTGAAGAGGATGTACATGGAATCGTTGTAGGAGAAAGTCAAAGAAATAGCCCGCACTTGATTATCAGATTCAAGCTGCGGGCTGGTTTATATTAGACCGTTTAATATGATTTATTAACCAGCGGAACTCTCATAACTACAAAATGATTGTCATAAGCAAAAGCTATGTGATCTTCTTTCAACCTTAAATTTAAAAACGAGAAGGAAAATAAAAAATAATGTAGAATATATTATTCATAATATAGAACATAGTTCCATAATGCAAAACAAAGGAAGGTGGCATTATGATAAAATTCGTGAGGTTTGACGCGGGGCAGGGACCGGAATATGGCGTCCTGGAGGGGAATAAAGTATTTTCCATAAAGGGATCCATTTTCGGGGCCTGGGAAAAACAGGGCAGGAGTTTTGAGCTTCATGAAGTAAAGCTCCTGGCACCCTGTGAGCCCCGCAAGGTGGTGTGCATAGGCGTAAACTATAAGGAAGTAGTCAACAAGAAGGGCGATCCTATACCTGAGGAGCCAGTCATATTCCTGAAGCCCGATACGTCAGTAATAGGGCCTGAGGAAGCAATCATATCGCCGGAAGGGATAAAGGAGCTGAACTATGAAGCCGAACTGGTGGTGGTCATAAAGGATAGGGTAAAAGATGTATCGGTGGAAGATGCGAAAAATCATGTGTTGGGCTATACCTGCGGCAATGATATCACCGCAAAGGATTTCATGGAAAAGGGCAAGCCCTGGACCAAAGCCAAAGGATACGATACCTTCATGCCCATCGGACCATGTATCGTGTCGGGTATAGATGGTGACAACCTCAATATCAGGATGTATCATAACGGCACGATGACACAAAACAGCAACACTTCCGACATGGTCTTTAATGTGAGCCAAATAATATCCTATGTTTCTCACATTATGACGCTGAATCCGGGTGATATCATAAGCACAGGTACTCCTCCGGGAAAAGGGAATCTAAAGTCTGGAGATATCATTGAAGCCGAAATCGACAGTATCGGCCGATTGAAAAACACAGTGCGTTAAAAAAAGCAACCGCAGCTTTGCTGCGGTTAGCTTTTCAAGTGCGCCCGGCATGGGCGATAGCTCGGCAGTGAAAGTCTGCTATGGGGCTGGCAGCGGCGACCATTAGCCAAACAGCAAGGGTGTCTACCGTGAGATAGAATCTGAAGGAAGCTGTAGGCAAAGCCACGGCCTGAGGAACACGAACCGCATATAAGGCTATACAGTTCGGATGAGTTTGCTTGACAAAACGAAATCCGGTGCTGCCAAGGAACTGCGTAGTAAATGCACAAGGTTACGGGGCGAAGGCTATCGCTCTTACCCGGGGAGGTCTGGCGGAAACGTTAGGGAAACTAACAACCCGGGCTGAAGAGGCTCGGCTGAACTGTCAGAAGTCAGCAGAGGCCATAGTAGCCGGCACAGACGTCATGCCGACGAAGGGCCGAACACGAAGCGAGGGCCGGGGACCCACCGAAGGTGGGTGGTGGCAAGTTCGAGAAACATACAAAGACAGCAGAAAACCCCGAAAGGGGCCTACCCTGGGAAAGAAGCGGTGAAGCCGCAAGGGCCCCAGGGAGGGCCGAGTATGTATCCGGCACAACCCGAGAAGATATCCCCGAAGGACCATGATATCCACCTGATGGAGAAAGCAGTATCAAGAGAAAACATGACAAAAGCACTGCGACGGGTAGAAGAAAACAAAGGAGCGCCAGGCGTAGACGGCATGCCGGTAGAATCCCTCCGGTCACACCTACGAGAAAACTGGCCTCAGATAAAGGAACAACTTCTCACAGGGACCTATCAACCTCAACCAGTGCGCAGCGTCGAAATCCCGAAACCCAGCGGAGGAGTGAGACTGTTAGGAATCCCCACCGTCACAGACCGCCTAATCCAGCAGGCTCTGCTGCAAGTACTAACACCCATATTTGACCCGGAATTCTCAGAAGCAAGCTACGGATTCAGGCCCAACCGAAGAGCCCACGACGCAGTAAGGAAAGCACGTCAATATGTTCAAGAGGGATACCAGTGGGTAGTGGACATGGACCTTGAGAAATTCTTCGACAGAGTAAATCATGACATACTAATGGCCAGAGTAACTCGCAAGATAAAAGACAAGCGTGTATTAAAGCTCATACGCAGCTATCTACAGGCAGGAGTAATGATAAACGGAGTAGTCATGATTACCGACGAAGGAACACCTCAAGGCGGGCCCCTAAGTCCACTTCTTGCCAATATAATCCTTGACGACCTTGACAAAGAACTAGAGAAAAGAGGCCACAGATTCGTAAGATATGCAGACGACTGTAACATCTACGTCAAAAGCAAAAGAGCGGCACCCATCTTCGATGGGTACCCGCGGGTAATGGAAAGCATAACAGCTTTCCTGAAGAATAAACTAAAACTCAAAGTAAACGAGCAAAAGAGCGCAGTGGACAGACCCTGGAAGAGGAAATTCCTCGGCTTCAGCATGTACATCACTAAAGATGGAACAACCAAGATAAGAATAGCACCACAGAGCATAGACAAAGTCAAGAACAAAATCCGTGAGATAACCTCAAGAAGCAACGGACATGGAATAACACAGAGAATAGACAGACTAAACACATACCTCGGCGGATGGCTGGGATACTTCGCACTATCGGAAACACCCAGCAAACTTGAGGAACTCGACGGATGGATAAGAAGAAGACTCCGCATGTGCTTGTGGAAACAATGGAAGAAAGTTAAAACAAGATATCGAGAACTAAGGAATTTGAAACTTCCGGAATGGGTAGTCCATGAGCTTGCCAATGCCCGAAAGGGATACTGGCGTATGTCAGGGGTATTAAATAGAGCCCTCAACAACGCCTATTGGCAAGGTCAAGGGCTCATGAGTTTAGTGAAGAGATATCAAGAAATTCGCAAAGCTTGGTGAACCGCCGTATACCGGACGGTACGTACGGTGGTGTGTTGGTATGATAAAAATGCAGGCTCTTCTCTGGTATAATTAGAATAGGGTTTCGGAGAAGGCTGTAGGCGGGGCGATTGTCCTCTCGCTGGGATGAAATAAGCCCGTTGGTGTGTTTAATCGCCTCCTCGCCTCACCCAGTTGTGGCCAAGCCCACGAATAGGTGAATGTAAAAGCAACTCCGCCTGCCAACTTAATTGGAGAGGGGGTCGAAAATGCGATTCATTGGTTTAGATGTGCATCAAAAATATGCAGAAGGGTGTGAGATCGGGCCAAACAAAGAAAAAAGACGTTTTCGGATAGCCAATACACGACAAGCATGGGAGGAGTTCGCCAAAACCCTAGATTCCAATACTCGTGTCGTCATGGAAGCTACCAGTAACGCCTTTTGGATTC from Biomaibacter acetigenes includes these protein-coding regions:
- a CDS encoding C39 family peptidase; translated protein: MDKNKTGIKQSSGRSFHMDTSVEDFGKGDLKGVRVSSHEDGALELEKQNGSYLKEGTYTSQTFDTAPFKYAVVSWNADTPGKTYIKIQAQVRSGDKWSSWFTIANWGTGIKSESEKKQEDDISRVMIDTIALNGEASGNGIRYRVALLGDGAVSPVVRMVSFVAYNNTDRIPGETHLEKDLDVPMISQMQQNPKIANVICSPTSVSMVMQYYSLDISAENAAEGVFDNGAKIYGNWPFNTAFAASRGFTAYVDRFESLDDIRKEIFEGRPVIASISFDKGELDNAPIEDTDGHLIVVRGFTTKNGADHVIVNDPAAPTHETVKREYRVDQFLKAWKGIVYIIRKQ
- a CDS encoding IclR family transcriptional regulator, with product MPQDNTVQSIERAINILEELAEEKEGLGVTELSRRLNLHKSTVHRLLSTLLSLGYVEQNPYSEKYRLGIKLLHLGGAILERMDLRKEAHDLLKELSDEVNEAVHLVVPDGNRALYIDKIDSSRTIRMYSQIGRRAPMHASAVGKAILAFSSEDFVRKVIDEGLEKYTSNTITDPGKLVEHLKTVRARGFAVDDEENEEGIRCVGAPIFDYSGRVIGALSISGATVTVTPDKVKTLAARVKEYAAKISRRMGWPLNK
- a CDS encoding iron-containing alcohol dehydrogenase produces the protein MNFEFFMPTRLVFGPGKVKEVGTYVKFIGKKALIVTGRSSAKKTGHLDMVTKSLEQEGIKWLAFDEVEPNPFTTTVERGANLARENHVDVVIGLGGGSAMDTAKGIAFMALNEGHVADYIAGKQGGDVLPIVLITTTAGTGSEANNYAVFTNPETKVKKSLKSPKTYARVSIIDPELMLTVPKKVTASTGIDVFFHAMEAYVGRRSQPFTDALALEAIRLVAESLKGAYEHGEDIQYRERMAWANTLAGVAINLSGTCGIHGMGHPLSGIYDVPHGESLAAVSLAFMRFNIFEAPGKFAKVAEALGVDVRGLTLSEAAEKSIEALRDLMDRVGLPKKISAFGITEKDIDTLAEHAYTKMTHNLEASPRVPTMDDVKRMYMESL
- a CDS encoding fumarylacetoacetate hydrolase family protein, whose protein sequence is MIKFVRFDAGQGPEYGVLEGNKVFSIKGSIFGAWEKQGRSFELHEVKLLAPCEPRKVVCIGVNYKEVVNKKGDPIPEEPVIFLKPDTSVIGPEEAIISPEGIKELNYEAELVVVIKDRVKDVSVEDAKNHVLGYTCGNDITAKDFMEKGKPWTKAKGYDTFMPIGPCIVSGIDGDNLNIRMYHNGTMTQNSNTSDMVFNVSQIISYVSHIMTLNPGDIISTGTPPGKGNLKSGDIIEAEIDSIGRLKNTVR
- the ltrA gene encoding group II intron reverse transcriptase/maturase, with the translated sequence MEKAVSRENMTKALRRVEENKGAPGVDGMPVESLRSHLRENWPQIKEQLLTGTYQPQPVRSVEIPKPSGGVRLLGIPTVTDRLIQQALLQVLTPIFDPEFSEASYGFRPNRRAHDAVRKARQYVQEGYQWVVDMDLEKFFDRVNHDILMARVTRKIKDKRVLKLIRSYLQAGVMINGVVMITDEGTPQGGPLSPLLANIILDDLDKELEKRGHRFVRYADDCNIYVKSKRAAPIFDGYPRVMESITAFLKNKLKLKVNEQKSAVDRPWKRKFLGFSMYITKDGTTKIRIAPQSIDKVKNKIREITSRSNGHGITQRIDRLNTYLGGWLGYFALSETPSKLEELDGWIRRRLRMCLWKQWKKVKTRYRELRNLKLPEWVVHELANARKGYWRMSGVLNRALNNAYWQGQGLMSLVKRYQEIRKAW